From a single Francisella halioticida genomic region:
- a CDS encoding IS3 family transposase produces MDPSKSVSQYKKDNAKLQTKIDQYSKKVGQLTIEKEFLEGKLVSLGLSDRKAMIDPKHKLSVVKQSFLLEVSRAGLYYKPVVNEHKEEVKAKLIQIHEEIPCYGYIKAHKQLIEDGFSICENTVQKYRKELGIKAILAVKKPNLNLSEPNKEHAIYSYKLKGLSILRPNQVWSTDITYIKTDAGTVYMAAIIDWYSKAVLSWEISNTMDSSLVMKVLNEALYKYGVPEIFNTDQGSQYTSNIHIQTLLDKKITISMDGKGRATDNICIERFWRSAKCERFYLNQYPGIVELRNDVDDYIDFYNNRRFHESINYKKPMEFYYDNLLEKRAA; encoded by the coding sequence ATGGATCCATCCAAATCAGTATCACAATATAAAAAAGACAATGCAAAGCTTCAAACCAAGATAGATCAGTATTCTAAGAAGGTTGGACAACTAACAATTGAGAAGGAATTTCTTGAGGGAAAGCTCGTAAGCTTGGGATTATCTGATAGAAAAGCGATGATTGATCCTAAGCATAAATTATCTGTTGTAAAACAAAGTTTCTTATTAGAAGTTTCTAGAGCTGGTTTATATTACAAGCCTGTGGTTAACGAACATAAAGAAGAAGTAAAAGCAAAGCTTATACAGATACATGAGGAGATTCCCTGCTACGGCTATATAAAAGCTCATAAGCAATTAATAGAAGATGGGTTTAGCATCTGTGAGAACACAGTACAAAAGTATCGTAAAGAGTTAGGCATCAAAGCTATATTGGCGGTGAAAAAACCAAACTTAAACTTATCTGAACCTAACAAAGAGCATGCTATTTATAGTTACAAACTAAAAGGTTTAAGCATATTGAGACCTAATCAAGTTTGGTCTACAGATATTACATATATTAAGACTGATGCTGGCACAGTTTATATGGCAGCTATTATTGATTGGTACTCTAAGGCTGTACTAAGTTGGGAGATATCCAACACTATGGATAGTAGTTTAGTTATGAAAGTTTTAAATGAAGCTCTGTATAAATATGGAGTACCAGAAATATTTAACACTGATCAAGGTAGCCAGTACACATCTAACATTCATATCCAAACATTATTGGATAAAAAAATTACTATATCTATGGATGGTAAAGGTAGAGCAACTGATAACATTTGCATCGAAAGATTTTGGAGAAGTGCTAAATGTGAGAGATTTTATTTAAATCAATATCCTGGCATTGTTGAACTAAGAAACGATGTGGATGATTATATAGATTTTTATAATAATAGAAGATTTCATGAGTCTATCAATTATAAAAAACCTATGGAATTTTATTACGATAACTTATTGGAAAAACGGGCGGCTTAG
- a CDS encoding LysM peptidoglycan-binding domain-containing protein: MFKGINKILIAGVALAAIQSALSMEIYTVKSGDYLYKIAKIHSVKGISNSELTDAIKGINKSEIPGIVDNRIKIGDKLAIPTTKGEVEDGLTLVRNQMIQGSYDQSDNNLPSTPNNSGKARLSDKSMVPTPKETITSAVPSVISQDKIPVLVPGNSNPANSSASETSAVPSVISQDKIPVLVPGNSNPANSSASETYGSNLNSGIDSNSISETASLDENSGSLFSSLFKLIVYIAILAVIFFIAKKFWEGRNSKKEQKLEILGKRKRDHLMSRISPVVSDNDFYKSDNAQQQTSQEEFDFFANNEKSNSEDKLEIDQQESNVEGESKDLDIKSLESDFQNQKNVAIKTEKGVVFETTSDDVIVGNDYNEVEELDSQDQTEQELQYIDELIEQYLDSEKYLEASITIQDALEKNPNNIELRYRLLEVYAQAGDEIAFEGEVHFIKSKNIVSMFDPLHQKIAKLRDKYFE; this comes from the coding sequence ATGTTTAAAGGTATCAATAAAATTCTTATTGCTGGGGTTGCTTTAGCAGCTATACAGTCAGCTTTATCAATGGAAATATATACTGTTAAGTCGGGAGATTATTTATATAAGATAGCAAAAATTCATTCAGTAAAGGGGATAAGTAATTCTGAATTGACGGATGCTATAAAAGGAATAAATAAATCAGAAATACCCGGTATTGTCGATAATAGAATAAAAATCGGCGATAAGCTGGCTATTCCGACAACAAAGGGTGAAGTTGAAGATGGCTTGACTTTAGTTAGAAATCAGATGATTCAAGGTTCATACGATCAGTCAGATAATAACTTGCCATCTACTCCAAATAACTCTGGTAAAGCTAGGCTTAGTGATAAATCTATGGTTCCAACACCAAAAGAAACGATCACATCAGCAGTACCTAGTGTAATTAGTCAGGATAAGATACCAGTGTTAGTTCCTGGGAATAGTAATCCTGCAAATAGTAGTGCTTCAGAAACATCAGCAGTACCTAGTGTAATTAGTCAGGATAAGATACCAGTGTTAGTTCCTGGGAATAGTAATCCTGCAAATAGTAGTGCTTCAGAAACATATGGAAGTAACTTAAATAGTGGTATTGACTCTAATAGTATAAGTGAGACAGCATCGTTGGATGAAAATTCAGGATCACTTTTCTCTTCTTTGTTTAAACTAATAGTTTATATAGCTATTTTAGCAGTAATATTTTTCATAGCTAAAAAGTTTTGGGAAGGTAGAAATTCTAAAAAAGAACAAAAGTTAGAGATTTTAGGCAAAAGAAAAAGAGATCACTTAATGTCAAGGATTTCTCCAGTTGTGTCAGATAATGATTTTTATAAATCTGATAATGCTCAGCAGCAGACCTCTCAAGAAGAATTCGATTTTTTTGCTAATAATGAAAAATCAAACTCTGAAGATAAGCTAGAAATAGATCAACAGGAGTCTAATGTTGAAGGAGAATCTAAAGACTTAGATATTAAAAGTCTAGAGAGTGATTTTCAGAATCAAAAAAATGTAGCTATTAAAACTGAAAAAGGTGTAGTATTTGAGACTACCAGTGATGATGTGATTGTTGGCAATGATTATAACGAAGTTGAAGAGCTTGATTCTCAAGACCAAACTGAGCAAGAGCTTCAGTATATAGATGAGCTAATTGAACAATACTTAGACAGTGAAAAATATCTTGAAGCTAGTATAACAATACAAGATGCGCTGGAAAAAAATCCAAATAATATTGAGTTACGTTATAGGCTTTTGGAAGTTTATGCTCAGGCTGGCGATGAAATTGCTTTTGAGGGAGAAGTTCACTTTATTAAATCTAAGAATATAGTGAGCATGTTTGATCCATTACATCAGAAAATTGCTAAGCTTAGAGACAAATACTTTGAATAA
- a CDS encoding IS3 family transposase yields the protein MSKKRVTYTADFKAKVIIELLEGDMTVNEIASKYDLLPKNVHNWKQQFLSNACLAFDKSSVVKEYKQEIDELRKDKDATSKELVEVIVERDFLMGKLKSLVSSNDRVNSVDTKLELSLNNQLKLLSVSKSVYYYTPISKFSSNDDIRLLNAIDLIHTKHPYYGTRRLVKLLNRLGFLVGRKLIKSAMEFMGIKALYPKKKTTVINKQHKKYPYLLNVFKNETNQVVIDKANKVWSADITYIRLECGYAYLAAIIDWHSKKTLAWKISNTMDTHLTTSVLKEALFKYGKPDIFNSDQGTQYTAKEHIKILSDNKINISMDAKGRSIDNIAIERFWRTLKYENVYPASYITMKEAKVGIKEYIDIYNNERLHSSIGYMTPDEVYSGILDAA from the coding sequence ATGAGTAAAAAAAGAGTAACGTATACAGCTGATTTTAAAGCTAAAGTAATTATAGAATTGCTAGAAGGCGATATGACAGTTAATGAGATAGCAAGTAAGTATGATTTACTTCCTAAAAACGTGCACAATTGGAAGCAGCAATTTTTATCTAATGCTTGCTTAGCATTTGATAAAAGCTCTGTTGTTAAGGAGTATAAGCAGGAAATAGATGAGCTTAGAAAAGATAAAGATGCAACAAGTAAAGAACTAGTCGAGGTAATAGTAGAGAGGGATTTTTTAATGGGAAAGCTAAAAAGCTTGGTATCATCAAATGATAGAGTAAACTCTGTAGATACTAAGCTAGAATTATCTTTAAATAATCAGCTTAAACTATTATCTGTATCTAAGAGTGTGTACTATTATACACCAATATCAAAATTTAGTAGTAATGATGATATTAGACTATTAAATGCAATAGATTTGATACATACTAAACATCCATATTATGGTACGAGAAGGCTAGTAAAGTTGCTAAATAGATTAGGATTTCTAGTTGGAAGGAAGCTAATCAAAAGTGCTATGGAATTCATGGGTATTAAGGCATTGTATCCTAAAAAAAAGACAACTGTCATTAATAAGCAACACAAGAAATATCCATACTTACTTAATGTATTTAAAAATGAGACGAATCAGGTTGTTATAGATAAAGCTAATAAGGTATGGAGTGCTGATATCACGTATATTAGACTAGAATGTGGGTATGCATATTTAGCAGCCATAATAGATTGGCATAGCAAGAAAACACTAGCTTGGAAGATTTCTAATACTATGGATACACATCTAACAACTAGTGTGTTAAAAGAAGCGTTATTTAAATATGGTAAACCTGATATCTTTAACTCTGATCAAGGAACTCAATATACAGCAAAAGAGCATATTAAAATATTATCTGATAATAAAATAAATATATCTATGGATGCTAAAGGAAGATCTATAGATAATATTGCAATTGAGAGATTTTGGAGAACACTGAAATATGAAAATGTTTATCCGGCATCATATATAACTATGAAAGAGGCTAAAGTAGGTATCAAAGAATATATTGATATTTACAACAATGAAAGACTACATTCTAGTATTGGATATATGACTCCTGATGAAGTATATTCTGGTATTTTAGATGCTGCATAA
- a CDS encoding peptide chain release factor 3, whose protein sequence is MNELLKQIAKRRTFAIISHPDAGKTTITEKMLLFGNAIKTAGTVKAKKSGVHATSDWMEMEKQRGISITTSVMQFPYNDRVVNLLDTPGHEDFSEDTYRTLTAVDSALMVVDAVKGVEDRTIKLMNVCRLRDTPIVTFMNKFDRDTRDPLELLDEVEDILKIKCAPMNWPIGMGKYYKGVYDLYNDEVTLFETGHGHEIYPYKKIKGLENAKDSIGLDLYDDLEMEIELVRGASHRFDEQEFLEGKITPVYFGTALSNFGVKEMMDGFTKYAPAPQHREADQRSVQTDEKKLSGFVFKIQANMDEKHRDRIAFFRICSGKYEKGMKIFHERTSKMMQISKALTFMAGERTQVEEGYAGDIIGLHNHGSIQIGDSFTQGEKLKFKGIPNFAPEIFKRVKLNDPLKMKALQKGLVQLSEEGATQVFKPIISNDLVVGAVGVLQFDVVAQRLATEYNVKCSYEGVNVVLARWFFCDDGKKLNDFKKKYEANLAYDGAGYLTYLAPTGVNLQLAQDKNPDIIFSATREH, encoded by the coding sequence GGTGTGCATGCAACATCTGACTGGATGGAAATGGAAAAACAAAGAGGTATTTCAATAACTACCTCTGTGATGCAGTTCCCATATAATGATCGTGTGGTTAATTTACTTGATACTCCGGGACATGAAGACTTTTCAGAAGATACGTACCGTACACTTACAGCAGTTGATTCAGCTTTAATGGTTGTAGATGCTGTCAAAGGTGTTGAAGATAGAACTATTAAACTGATGAATGTCTGTCGCCTACGTGATACTCCTATTGTGACTTTTATGAATAAATTTGATAGAGATACTCGTGATCCATTAGAACTTTTGGATGAGGTTGAAGATATCCTTAAGATTAAATGTGCTCCCATGAACTGGCCTATTGGTATGGGCAAGTACTATAAAGGTGTTTATGATCTTTATAATGATGAAGTTACTTTATTTGAAACAGGTCATGGTCATGAGATTTATCCATATAAAAAAATAAAAGGCTTGGAAAACGCTAAAGATTCTATAGGTTTAGATTTATATGATGATCTAGAAATGGAAATTGAGCTTGTAAGAGGAGCGAGTCATCGATTTGACGAGCAAGAATTCTTAGAAGGTAAAATTACTCCTGTATATTTTGGTACGGCATTAAGTAATTTTGGTGTCAAAGAAATGATGGATGGGTTTACAAAATATGCTCCTGCACCTCAGCATCGTGAAGCTGATCAAAGAAGTGTCCAGACAGATGAGAAAAAACTAAGTGGTTTTGTTTTTAAAATTCAGGCCAATATGGATGAAAAACATAGAGATAGGATAGCATTCTTTAGAATTTGTTCTGGTAAGTATGAGAAAGGAATGAAAATTTTTCATGAAAGAACAAGTAAGATGATGCAAATTTCAAAAGCTTTAACATTTATGGCAGGAGAGAGAACTCAGGTTGAAGAAGGTTATGCTGGAGATATTATAGGCTTACATAATCATGGAAGTATCCAAATTGGTGATAGTTTTACACAAGGTGAGAAATTAAAATTTAAAGGAATACCTAATTTTGCTCCTGAGATATTTAAAAGGGTCAAATTAAATGACCCATTGAAAATGAAAGCATTACAAAAAGGTTTAGTACAGCTTTCTGAAGAGGGTGCTACGCAAGTATTTAAGCCTATAATATCTAATGATTTAGTTGTTGGAGCCGTTGGTGTTTTACAATTTGATGTGGTTGCTCAACGTTTAGCAACAGAGTATAATGTAAAGTGTTCTTATGAAGGTGTGAATGTTGTTTTGGCACGTTGGTTTTTTTGTGATGATGGCAAAAAGCTCAATGATTTTAAGAAAAAATATGAGGCTAATTTGGCATATGATGGGGCTGGTTATCTAACGTATCTTGCACCTACAGGTGTCAATTTGCAGTTGGCTCAAGATAAAAATCCAGATATTATTTTCAGTGCGACAAGAGAGCATTAA
- the ftsY gene encoding signal recognition particle-docking protein FtsY, protein MLFKKKKNVESNYVSSTQPENNKKRLFSRLQSGLSKTAGKFGGGLSTLLMGQKVVDEDLLEDIEMQLLTADVGVEATDEIIKHLRDKVARNELQTADKLNDIIQQKLTEIILPCQQPLEINSDNAPYVILVVGVNGVGKTTTIGKLTKKLQSQGKSVMLAAGDTFRAAAVEQLCEWGDRNNTQVIYRHEGADSASVIYDAIGSARVKEVDVVIADTAGRLHNKDNLMQELKKVVKVIKKVDRSAPHEVMLVVDATTGGNALSQAEAFHDIIDLTGITITKLDGTAKGGIVFSIARKLGLPLRFVGVGEKIDDLQAFNAKDFIRALFDTQ, encoded by the coding sequence ATGCTTTTTAAAAAGAAAAAAAATGTCGAAAGTAATTATGTTTCCTCGACCCAACCAGAGAATAATAAGAAAAGACTATTTTCAAGGCTACAATCAGGACTCTCAAAAACTGCAGGTAAGTTTGGGGGTGGTCTAAGCACTCTATTAATGGGGCAAAAGGTTGTCGATGAGGATCTTCTTGAAGATATCGAAATGCAGCTTTTAACTGCTGATGTTGGTGTTGAAGCTACGGATGAGATAATAAAACATTTACGTGATAAAGTAGCAAGAAATGAGTTACAAACAGCTGATAAGCTTAATGATATAATTCAGCAAAAATTAACAGAAATAATACTACCTTGCCAGCAACCTTTAGAAATTAATTCAGACAATGCTCCTTATGTAATACTAGTGGTAGGTGTTAATGGAGTTGGTAAAACTACAACAATAGGCAAACTTACAAAGAAGCTACAATCTCAAGGTAAGTCTGTTATGCTTGCTGCTGGAGATACTTTTAGGGCTGCAGCTGTAGAACAACTCTGTGAATGGGGAGATAGAAATAATACTCAAGTGATATATCGACATGAAGGTGCTGATAGTGCTTCTGTAATATATGATGCTATTGGCTCTGCTAGGGTAAAAGAAGTAGACGTTGTGATCGCTGATACTGCAGGTAGGTTACATAATAAAGATAATCTTATGCAAGAGCTTAAAAAAGTAGTTAAAGTTATTAAGAAAGTAGATAGATCTGCTCCTCATGAAGTTATGCTTGTAGTCGATGCGACAACGGGGGGTAATGCTCTTAGCCAAGCTGAGGCTTTTCATGATATAATTGATCTTACTGGAATAACTATAACAAAACTTGATGGTACAGCTAAGGGAGGAATTGTTTTCTCGATAGCTAGAAAGCTTGGTTTACCACTTAGATTCGTTGGTGTTGGAGAGAAAATAGATGATCTTCAAGCTTTTAATGCAAAAGACTTTATAAGAGCTCTTTTTGATACACAGTAA
- a CDS encoding oligopeptide:H+ symporter — protein MSEISKENIRTPFWVLWTLELWERFGYYGLQAILAIYFAKHLGFSDANAMLIFGSFSALLYGGPLIGGWIGDNYLGAKRTIFVGAGILALSYFCLSISSSLSGIFDISERAAVMYSLAGVAIGGGLFKANPTSLISKLYSKGDPALDGAMTLYYMAINVGSFVSMIITPIVAAKYGYMHAFFVSAFGMFLGLLSYTFFYPKIMHVATEAGLKKISYSRLLVVIVGAFVAILITGNILEHTDLCRVIVGAITIGALVYFFMKLFQQNSHEQKRMIVALILIVQGIIFFVLYQQMPTSLNFFAVNNVDTHFLGMNLEPEQWQVLNPLVIIIMSPILSVLYKKIPGTHVTKFCFGMTLCALAFLVLYFPQFTTTTGVVSGWWLVLSYWLQSTGELLISALGLSMVAELFPRKMSGFALGMWALTTMVAGPIGGGVGALTAPPVGEHFTKLESIAVYGHVFLIIGIFVAVVAIIMWVSRGWLNRIIESTRAYVNENLHNPNDDFLLDKGH, from the coding sequence ATGTCGGAAATAAGTAAAGAAAATATTAGAACTCCTTTTTGGGTTTTATGGACTCTTGAGTTATGGGAACGTTTTGGTTATTATGGTTTACAAGCAATTTTAGCAATATATTTTGCTAAACATCTTGGCTTTAGTGATGCTAACGCAATGCTGATTTTTGGTTCTTTTTCAGCTCTTTTATATGGAGGGCCATTGATTGGTGGATGGATAGGTGATAACTATCTAGGTGCTAAGAGAACTATTTTTGTAGGTGCTGGAATTCTGGCATTATCATATTTTTGCTTAAGTATATCTTCAAGTTTGTCTGGTATATTTGATATAAGCGAAAGAGCCGCAGTAATGTATTCTTTAGCTGGAGTGGCTATTGGTGGTGGTTTATTTAAAGCTAATCCAACGTCTCTTATATCAAAGCTGTATAGTAAAGGAGATCCAGCTTTAGATGGCGCAATGACTCTTTATTACATGGCAATTAATGTTGGATCTTTTGTTTCTATGATTATTACTCCTATTGTTGCTGCAAAATATGGTTATATGCATGCGTTTTTTGTATCTGCTTTTGGTATGTTTTTAGGATTACTTAGTTATACTTTTTTCTATCCTAAAATTATGCATGTAGCAACAGAAGCTGGCTTAAAGAAAATAAGTTACTCTAGGTTATTGGTAGTTATTGTTGGGGCTTTTGTAGCTATATTAATTACAGGTAACATTTTGGAACATACAGATTTATGTAGAGTTATTGTTGGAGCAATTACAATAGGCGCATTAGTTTACTTTTTTATGAAACTTTTCCAGCAAAATAGTCATGAACAAAAAAGAATGATTGTTGCTTTAATACTTATTGTTCAAGGTATAATATTTTTCGTTTTATATCAGCAAATGCCAACATCGCTGAACTTCTTTGCAGTAAATAATGTTGATACTCATTTTCTTGGAATGAATTTAGAGCCAGAGCAGTGGCAGGTTCTTAACCCTCTTGTGATTATTATAATGTCTCCAATACTGTCTGTTTTATACAAAAAAATTCCTGGGACACATGTAACAAAATTTTGTTTTGGTATGACTCTTTGCGCATTAGCATTTTTAGTGTTGTATTTTCCTCAGTTTACTACAACTACAGGTGTTGTTTCAGGCTGGTGGCTTGTTCTTAGCTATTGGTTACAATCTACAGGTGAGCTTTTAATCTCAGCATTAGGATTATCAATGGTTGCTGAGCTTTTCCCTAGAAAAATGAGTGGATTTGCTTTGGGGATGTGGGCTTTAACAACAATGGTTGCAGGTCCTATTGGTGGTGGTGTTGGAGCATTAACAGCCCCTCCTGTAGGAGAACATTTTACTAAGCTTGAAAGTATTGCTGTTTATGGCCATGTATTCTTGATAATAGGTATATTTGTAGCAGTTGTTGCAATTATTATGTGGGTATCTCGTGGTTGGTTAAACAGAATTATTGAAAGTACTCGGGCATATGTTAATGAGAATTTACATAACCCAAATGATGATTTTCTTCTAGATAAAGGCCACTAA
- a CDS encoding transposase — protein MSNKRKIYTVEFKTKVVLEVLGKDQTITQLSVKYNITPKNINN, from the coding sequence ATGAGTAATAAGAGAAAAATATATACCGTTGAATTTAAGACTAAAGTTGTCTTGGAAGTATTGGGGAAAGATCAAACAATCACACAGTTATCAGTAAAATATAATATTACGCCCAAAAACATAAATAATTGA